A genomic stretch from Eriocheir sinensis breed Jianghai 21 unplaced genomic scaffold, ASM2467909v1 Scaffold859, whole genome shotgun sequence includes:
- the LOC126994731 gene encoding putative uncharacterized protein DDB_G0275629, translating to LTSNSTTTTTITTTTTTTTTTTNSTTTTTTTATTTTTTTTTTTTTTTPSTTTTSGRVRLPDRQSTRSGFV from the exons CTTActtctaattctactactactactactattactactactactactactactactactactactaattctactactactactactactact gctactactactactactactactactactactactactactactactccgtctactaccactact TCCGGCAGGGTGCGGCTGCCGGACCGGCAGTCCACCCGCTCCGGCTTCGTGTGA